A stretch of DNA from Gimesia chilikensis:
GCACATTGCAGGACGCGACTGAAATCGTCTTTCATGGTCAGCCCCAGGACCAGCATGGAGAGCCAGAGCAGATGGAAACAGGCTGTGAAACGATACTCGGCGAGAATCGAATCGGGAATCAGATACCAGATTCCCAGCGTCGCAGCGATGACGCCTGCGGTGCAGATACCCGAAGAACGTCGGCGGAGGCCCAGCCCCAGCATCAGGGCACCGTCCAAAAGGAGCGGCCAGGGAGTCGGTTCAATCAAGGTCCGCGTCCCCAGGGTCTGCGGGCCGACAATGGTAAACAGGGCCAGAACTCCGACTCCGCCCCAGATCGCATCCGGGACGCGTCGCACGACGGCCCAGAGGTAGAAGCCGACCAGCATCCACGCCGCCAGCCAGATCGGAGAACCAATCGCGTCAGTGACTTTGAAGAGAAATCCGGTGTGTACCGGTCCTCCCGACATAGGCATGGCCAGCAGAAGCAGCAACGGTGCCAGTCGAACCAGGCCCGCCTGAAAGACTTTGTTGCGGGTCAAAATCGCCCCTTCGAGCAGCAGTACGAGCAACACGAATCCCAGCGGAATCAGGAAGTAAAACCCCCACAGGGTATCAAAGGAGATCAAGCGGGGTCCGCTGATCGGTTTGATCCACATCGGCCCGGCAGGTCCGAAGGTCAGGCAGAGGATGAACGAACGAAAGGCGACGCAGGCGGCAATCATGCCGAATGCGATCCAGGGAAACCAGGGCCAGCCCCAGGGAGTGCCGTTGGATTTCACATAAGAAACGCCTCCGCGGATGGCGGGCCACAGACAGAGAAAGAGGACCGACGCGACGACCGGGAACAGAAACAGGGTCCATTCCAGTTCAGCGGGCGAACGGGGATGCATTTCGGGAGAACACCACCAGGGTGCCGCATAGAACAGCGCCAGGAAGAGGTGATACGGAATCCGGTAACGGACTCCCAGGCGAATGCCGGCGCCCCAGAGAACGGCTTCGGAAAGCAGTGCCGAGAACAGAAAGCCGCCGCACATCAGCAGCAGGCCCTGATCCTGGGAAACGCGGGAGAACAGGTCATCCATGCTGACCGAGACCCCGAGAAACAACAGCAGCAGGAGCAGCAGAATCGAACGGGCGTCCTCCCAGACTTTGCCCCAGCGTACGATCAGCACTCCAATCCCCGCCAGCAACAGGGTATACCCGGCCAGCACGCCCATCATAATCCAGCAGTTGATGGAACCGATCTCAATGGTTCCGTAAGCAGACCGCACGGCGAACAACATCAGCACGGCACTAATCACGTAGAACGGATTGTGGTTGTAGATGTAACGCAGGACCGAGCGGTGAGAAGCAGACGCAGACATAACAGCCTCCTCTCATCAAGAAATGAAGAAAGATAAAGCCCCAGAACTGGGGATAAAAAGACAGGTTCGCTGTTAAAGAGACTGCATTGTAACATATTTATTTGAACAGTTATAGAAAATTCTGAGGTGTGTCATGAAATCTGAATTTTGTGAGACTTCTCTCTCGACGATCTCCGGCGGGCCGAAATGTTCGCGGTGGAAATCCGTGCTTGACCCCGCGGGGAATTGCGATATTAATAGGGGACACGAACATTTTCAGGAGCGGGCCTTACGAACGGAGAGGGAATGACTACAGTCAACCAGAGGCTCCCCTGCTCTTTAGAGATATCGAAAGCGCGGCAGCGCCCCGATCAGCGAAGAGCATTGCATCCCGACCTGGAACGCATCCTCTCGTTCTGCCGAAAACGCACTGGCTTCACCACATCAGCAACAGCATCATTCCCTCTGACATCGACGCTCACTCAACTCGGCGAACAGGCCATCCAGTCTGCGATAGAAGGACTGGATCCCCAGCTGAACGCGCTGGCCAAAGAGTATGCGGACGGTTCTGGCTCCCGTCGAAACGTGATCTGCGAGGAACTCTTTCGCCAGTTAGTAACTCAAACGAAACCGGTGCGAACGCAAGCCGAACTGGTGAAGCATGTTTGTGAAGATGTTTCGAACCAGTCGTGTAACCGGATATTTCCCCGTCAGTTCCACAAACATGGGAATCCGAACTGTCTGGGTCGTGCGTTGATCCTGCTCGCTTTCGCCCGGCTGGCGGGAGCGCCCGTACTGGGAGCGACGCCTCTGATCTCTGGTTCTGAAATCGCGATCCGCCATGATGTGCGGGTGGCCCGCGGAATTCTCAGGCGGGCAGATCGACAGCAAGTGAAACTTAAACCCGAACTGAAAACGTTTCTGGAATTCATGACGGATCGTCCTGGTATCGATCGACTCCGACCGCCGATGTTTCACATGGGAATTCTGATGCAGACCAGTGCTGCGAGTTGGACGCTGATCGATCCCCACGCGAAAGTCACGGGCAAATACCGGAACCAGCGGCTGATCTCCGAGATTCATGAACAGAGCCTCTTCCAACCTGAGCAGGTATTTGCTGCCGATTTTCGTGTCGAAGCCGATCTCAAATGCAGTCAGCAACTGTGGGGACTGAAGCCCATCACCGACTTTCTCGGGGAGTTACAGACTCTCAGCGAATCTGATCAACTCGATGTGGGTGATGTTCTGGTTTTCCTGGCCGAATCGAATCTGCTGGAATATCTGCTCAGCGATGCCTGGAACCTCCCCCGGGTAGAGAAAGCGAATATCACGGCCCAGTTGCGGGGCAGCGCGTCCCCGGTCGTTGCCCCCCGGTTGCTGGAAACACTGTCCCTCGGGAATTGTGCAGAGCCCCTGAGGAGTCGCATGCAGGCGTTGCTGAGCTGGTTTCTGCTGCTGGACAGTGGAAAAGAACTGGTCGGGCTGCTGGCGTTTGCTGTTTCTGAGGGTTCAGAGTCCTTACGCCGGGAGATGTTAGAACAGTCAACCAGGGAACTGCTGGAGGAATTGATCGCCCGCCTGCATGGGTTCCTGTTCAACACAGCATCACTCAGCAACGAACGCGGCTTGTTACATCCGGTGCTGGAACTGTATCAGCCGGAATTCCGCGTGGGCGTGGAACTGGTTTCGCATGTGAATGCGGTCACCCTGCGTTCCGAGGCGATTCCCGAGGCGTTATCCCGCGTCTGTCCGGGGCAGACGATCCAGATTTCACGGGCGACGGAGATTCTCCGCAATCAGCAACACAAAATTGTCCCTTCGTCACGTCGGGCTTTTCAAACGTTTACCGCTGCCGAATTTCAGTCGGAACGACTTCAGGATATTCTGCAGCGGATCTCTCAGATACTTTCCCTCACTTCCGAAAGCAGGAGCACTCATGATTCAGAATAAAAGCGATTTTCTGGAAAGCGAAGCACGTCAGGTCCGGATCAGGCTGCACAAAACAGGCGGCGACATTCCGGGATGCAGAAACCATTATCTGCTGGAAGCGATACCGGGCATGCAGCCCGTTATGGAACAGGTGATCCGGGAATTTATTGACGAAACCAGAAACAGCGTGGAATTCGCCCATGCCCAGCAGGAACTGGAACTCATCCAGTATGAAGCGGACGGATTCAACCGACTCGTCAAACAATATGCAGACCAGCGCCGCATGCAGACCGCTTTGAACGTGGCTTTTGAGATCTGGAATAATTCGCCCGGTCCCGAAGAACGCCTGCGGCAGATCGTGGATCACGCCGACAGCATTGCTCCGTCGGGCAGCGAATCGTTTACCACTTGTCAGGCCCCGACTTAACGGATTTCCCGGAGATTTGTGTTGCAACGCGAGTCAAACTGGTATAATCCACACATCAAACCCGGCTTATATTTTATTTAATGAGGCTGAGTATGGATGAATTCCAGATGAACCGTCGGCAGGCCCTGATTGCGAGTGGCCTGGGCACACTGAGTCTCGGCATGCCGGGCGTTGTGATGGGGAGTGACAAACTGGACGCCGCGGGAAATGCTGTCGCGGCGGAGAAGTCGTGTATCTTCATCCTGCTGTGTGGTGGACCGAGCCACATCGATACCTGGGATATGAAGCCGGAAGCTCCCCTCGATTATCGCGGGCCTTATATGCCCATCGAAACCAAAGTGCCGGGCATGCGGATCAACGAGATGCACACCGAGCTGGCGAAAGTGACCGACCAGTTCACCCTGATTAATTCGATGTCGCATCCGGGCGCGATCAGCAATCATTTTGACGCGATGCACAACCTGCTCAGTGGGCAGTCGGAAAAACGGGTGCAACAGGGAGCCGCGAACGAGCAGCCTTACCTCGGTTCCTTCGTCGCCAAGTTCAAGCCGAGCAAACGGAACTTCGTTTCCAATGCATGGCTCATCAAATGCGTGGGACCACCTGTTTTCTGTGCGCCGAATATCGGCATCGGTGGTTACCTGGGTTCGGCTTATGCCCCGGTGTTCGTCGGTTCGGCGAACAATCATCCGGCGATGAAAGACTTCAAGCCGCCCGAAATTTACAATCCGTATGACGAGCAGCGGTTTGAGGAGCGGAAGACACTGCTCCGCGGCCTGGAATCGAAGCGACTCGACAAGGATCAGAAAGTCAAAGACTGGTCGGATCTGAGAGAGAAGACCTACGATGCGTTAACGCGGGCCGAGGGCCGACGTGCGTTTAACATGCATGAGGAACCGGACAAAGTTCGCGAGCAGTACGGCATGCATCCCCTGGGACAGAACCTGCTGCTGGCCCGTCGGATGGTGGAATCGGGGGTCCGGTTCGTCACCGTTAACGGCTGGGCCGGTCAAGCCGACCATGACAAGCAGGGACCGCCCAGCAGCAGCTGGGACATGCATGGCGGAAACATGGGCATGGGGAATGCGTTCGGCAACGGTTCCTACGGCATGGGCTTCTGTCTGCCCCGACTGGACCAGGCGCTCGCCGCGTTGCTCACGGACCTCAAGGAACGGGGCATGCTGGATAACACGCTGGTCGTTGTCACTGGTGAGTTCGGCCGTACGCCCTACGTATTGAAACAGGATCCCCCAGGACGCCAGCACTGGCCGAAGTGCTTCTCCTCAATTCTGGCAGGCGCTGGTATTAAAGGGGGCAATGTCTATGGAAAGACAAACAAGTATGGAGAATATCCCACCCACAAACCGGTCCGCCCCGAAGAACTCGCGGCGACGATCTATCACGCCCTGGACATCCCGATCAACAACCCACAGGATCCGACAGGGCTGTTGCGGACCCTGACCACAGGGAAGCCGATCATGGAACTGTTCGGGTAAACTGAGGAGTCACTGAATGCGTGCCCGCATCAATGGTACGGAGATCTATTTTGATGTCGATGGGATGGGACTGGTGCCTGGCGAAGACCGGATGGTCGAGCGACCAGTGCTGTTTCTGCTGCATGGCGGACCGGGCAGCGACCATTCCAGTTTCAAATCGAATTCGGCAGCGCTGCGTGATACCGCGCAACTGGTGTTTGTCGACCATCGTGGTTCCGGACGAAGTGCTCCGGCTGATCCTAAAACGTACACGCTCGACCAGAACATCGATGACCTGGACGCGCTGCGTGAACACCTGGGTCTGGAGCGGATCTCCGTGCTGGGTTCGTCGTATGGAGGGATGGTCGCGCAGGGTTATGCCATTCGATATCCGGAGCGTGT
This window harbors:
- a CDS encoding DUF1501 domain-containing protein, which translates into the protein MDEFQMNRRQALIASGLGTLSLGMPGVVMGSDKLDAAGNAVAAEKSCIFILLCGGPSHIDTWDMKPEAPLDYRGPYMPIETKVPGMRINEMHTELAKVTDQFTLINSMSHPGAISNHFDAMHNLLSGQSEKRVQQGAANEQPYLGSFVAKFKPSKRNFVSNAWLIKCVGPPVFCAPNIGIGGYLGSAYAPVFVGSANNHPAMKDFKPPEIYNPYDEQRFEERKTLLRGLESKRLDKDQKVKDWSDLREKTYDALTRAEGRRAFNMHEEPDKVREQYGMHPLGQNLLLARRMVESGVRFVTVNGWAGQADHDKQGPPSSSWDMHGGNMGMGNAFGNGSYGMGFCLPRLDQALAALLTDLKERGMLDNTLVVVTGEFGRTPYVLKQDPPGRQHWPKCFSSILAGAGIKGGNVYGKTNKYGEYPTHKPVRPEELAATIYHALDIPINNPQDPTGLLRTLTTGKPIMELFG